Proteins found in one Vicia villosa cultivar HV-30 ecotype Madison, WI unplaced genomic scaffold, Vvil1.0 ctg.000625F_1_1, whole genome shotgun sequence genomic segment:
- the LOC131629970 gene encoding uncharacterized protein LOC131629970, producing the protein MGLGTWFRHKFTDPVLLVLRGGAEPKQVSFSAALGITLGVFPICGVTVLLCGIAISLLGSFVNAPILLLANFFATPIELSLIIPFLRLGEFITGTPHFTLSSDVLKKVLTGQASKQVLLSIANALLGWLAGSPLILASLYILLLPCFKFLIRKLSSPPSSPRMPLQPLIDIGSKTRDV; encoded by the exons ATGGGTTTAGGAACATGGTTCAGACACAAATTCACAGATCCTGTTCTCTTGGTTCTTCGAGG gGGTGCTGAACCGAAGCAGGTATCTTTCTCTGCTGCTCTTGGGATTACTCTTGGAGTGTTTCCTATTTGTG GTGTCACTGTGTTACTCTGCGGTATTGCTATATCGTTACTTGGATCGTTTGTTAACGCTCCCATTCTGTTGCTTGCAAACTTCTTTGCTACTCCTATTGAGTTGAG TTTGATTATACCGTTTCTGCGCCTCGGTGAATTTATCACTGGCACACCTCATTTCACTTTATCATCTGATGTTTTAAAGAAAGTTCTTACGGGTCAAGCTTCAAAGCAAGTCCTACTAAGCATTGCCAATGCG TTATTAGGATGGCTAGCGGGATCGCCTTTAATTTTGGCAAGTCTTTACATATTACTGTTACCGTGCTTCAAGTTTCTAATTCGGAAACTCAGCAGTCCTCCTTCGAGTCCAAGGATGCCGCTCCAACCACTGATAGATATTGGGTCTAAGACAAGGGATGTTTGA